A window of Nymphalis io chromosome 18, ilAglIoxx1.1, whole genome shotgun sequence genomic DNA:
tcacccttcaaaccggaacacaacaatatcaagtattgctgttttgcggtagaatatctgatgagtgggtggtacctacccagacgagcttgcacaaagccctaccaccagtgaaactaAGATACTAATCAAAGACGTTGAGATTTTcccttaaataatttactactttttactgAGGTGACTAATTCCTAACAATAGCCTTATCAACTACCAAccagtactttatattttaatttgcacCAAAAAATAACTCCTTCACATTTTGCATAAATCCCTAATAATCGACTTGGCCAATTCCAGACAATTTTTCAACACAATGTGGAAGGGCCAAATAAAAAGACTTATGGAAGGCAAAGCCCAGATTCTCGAGCTGGTGGAACAAGCTATTACCACCTACGATCAGAGAGAGGAATGGTGCGCTAAGCTGGACGCGTTGAAAGAGAAAGCTGCAATGGATTACAGGAAACATTGCCTGGTACGTTTTTGTCGGAATCTATTCAAAGGTTTCTGTTCTTCGTACTAATTCATATTACCCAGCatcgtaaaaaattaaagtggctgccaatacGGTTGTGTCGAAACGTGCATGTTCTTTCTTTGCTTTATACCATACTCTACCATCCTCAAACTCCAACCTACCTAAAAGAGCGATTTACCTTTTCCTTGGCTCTCATACACCAATCAATTTACGCTCTGAGCAAGACAATAAATTGCTAATTCCTCTGAGttgcactaaaatatacagCATTTCCCTTACGGTTAAAGCAGTCAAACTATGGAATTCCCTGCCTCGAGAAATTCGTCAAGCTGAAtccgtacatatttttaagagtcgtttgcataattattatctatcaatataactagagcatgttgtattattatatgtatatggttaattttttcttatataagtttatatgtatgtatgtatgtataagtgtatatgtatacatatgtatgtaggttGGTATATTACATGTTTGTATTAagctcaataaattttaagtataagttgttcgcacacgATATTAGTGATCCTAgctaaaaaacacataaacatttctctttacagaggttgcctggaagagatcattataagtgataaggccgcctttgcatactatatctacttgctattatatactaaatgtttgtaaagtgtgtgcaataaaggattaataaataaataaataattcagttattaaTCTTTGAAAAGACGAAGCTAATAAAATCTTGTATGTTTTAGGAGGTCCGCGAACTTCAGCGTCAATTGGACCACAGCATGAAGCTAGAGGAGTTTCTCCGCACGAAAGGAACAGTTCGTCTCACAGCCGCTGATGCTAAAGCTGAAGCGAAGAAACTGGAAAAACAGGAACACGAGATACGCGTTTACAACAACTATGTCAATATATTAGACGCGATTAAGGtatttatacatgtaataaatataataaggacattcattcgtaacagcctgtgaatgtcccactgctgggctgaaggcctcctctccctttttgaggagaaggtttggagcttatttcaccacgctgctccagtgcgggttggtggaatacacatgtggcagaattccagtgaaattagacacaagcagatttcctcacgatgttttccttcaccgcacgagatgaattataatcacaaattaagcacatgaaaattcagtggtgcttgcctgggcttgaacccacgatcatcggttaagattcgcgcgttcttaccactgggccatctcggctttttttctatatatttccaATAAGGACATATATATggtaaatactaataaatgaccAACCGCcattaaaattgacattttaagatgaattagtttttataaaccATCAATGCGTGAAACTTGTGCTCTAAGGAATTACCTCCCTTGAGCTTTTAAAtaaacactggcttacttatccTTGGAAATGGCACACATCGTCCAAAGTATAGTTACCTCTATACCGCTCTGAGCGGGAAATAGTAACAAAACAGAAAAGATTCAAAATAGGCAATCTTCGTTTTATACTGAAAATGCTAAAAGCCGTCAAACATCAAATTTATTGGACCCGTTTGATgtcattatttaaatcaaaccaTAACAAATAACATAGACAGGTTTCGTGGTGATTTAATCGTGAGTACAATTGAAATCGCTGTTTCAGGAGTACACGGGGGAAGAGGACGTGGACAAGCTGATCCAGGAGTTCACTCGTCGCGAGGAGGAGAACTACGCGCTGTTCAACTACATCAACGAAGTCAACACGGAGCTCAAACATCTCAGCGACAACGTCAAGATGCTCAAAACGAATatcggtattattattattatttttatattacaggttggtggacgagcatatgggactcttgatggtaagtggtcaccaacgtccatagacattggcattggttACCAACGCTCGTAggcgttggcattgtaaggaatgttgaccatcacttacatcgccattgtgccaccaaccttgggaactaattgGATGAGGAGGATTGGGTATAGCTCATTGGCAGTACTTAGTAGGTATTTACACAAATTCTGACCAACAGAATCGTTTATACGAATTTACCTCCGggtctttatttattactatagcaattcaaaaataaagttgaaattGTTAAGGTTTCCTttgcatctttttttttatatatatacatagttatgTATAGTTATGTATAGTTGAAATGGAATAAGCGTTTGTCTTCcatctcacctgatggaaagtgaaatGAAGACGAAGGTGGTACACGCCCAtccaaaagaaacctgttcactctactCTTAAAGGCTCCAGAGTTCAACTGGACAGGCAGGTCGTTCCAAATCTTGGCGACTCACCAAAAACGAGCTGTCAAATCATTTAGTTCGACTTTTGGGTATGTCAACAACGTATTGATGAAACTTTTGCCTGCGCCTAGTAGTCCGATAAAGGAATGGCAATGGCTCAATCAGTTCGAAAAGAGCCTTCGAGCACTCTCCAAAGTGTATCATATAAAAAACCGATAAGCTGGCAACTCGACGAGGATGCTCAAGGGTGTGTAGTCTGCTGTTCATATCTAAAGCATGTTATTGAacagttaataaaaacaattttagatGATGAACACGAAAAACACCAAGCTAAGCTGTACCAGCAGCAAGACAGCATCGAGATACTCAAAGCAGCGTTGGAAGAACGGCAAGAAGCGACGAAGGACCTTCAGGCGACGTACGATAAAACTAACCAGGTCCTGACTGGATTGTTGCAAGAAGTTCAGACTTTAGCCATGTTTGTATCtctctttattaaattttaatgcatTTAGTCTAGTCTCGATATTACTTTTCTTAACATTATAATCCAACAAAGAGCCTATCTACACATAGTCCTCTGAGGTACTgtcatgtataatatatagatcaaaattactaaaataatcacATTGACATAACGTTAAATAATAACTCGGGCATATCCCTTACATGACTACTGTATAAGTTATTTCGTTTAGGAAGGAAGATGAACAAGCGCGTATACACTgtacaatgtaatattaaaatataacttccaGGTCATCAGACTGCGATTCTCTACCGTTACTGAAACTCCTGGGTAGATCCTTGGACATAAACACTACCAATGCTCGTCTATACATCAAGAGTCTGGagaagaaaatatttgaaatgacaGAACTGATCAAATATGACGAGGTAACTGTTGGAATATATATACGaagtaaaaaagataaatttcgACTGAATTGCTTCAATATTACTTATTAGGTATGAAATCGTTCGATGaaggattttaaataatttaattatttaatgaaattatgaaaactttggtcatttaaatattttaaaatttaatgtattatacgcatttttttcaattttcatttttaacaacTTTAGTGTATTATAAAACGTAGAGACGTTTTCAAGTCATTGCTATATAATGGTTTTCGTACGCCATACCCCGACATGCCCCGATACACGTGTCTACTATCGCCGCCCGTGTGTGCAGCGCGTGCAGTCCGCCGACGGCAAGGAGCGCACGCCGCCCGCctcgcgccgccgccgccgcgcgccgcACTCGTAACGCACGCACACACCGACACCGCACACTGCTTATGATTATTATGGGGCGAGTGTCTCAAGTACCAGGAGGGTACTTGAGACACTCGCCCCATAACCAAGAAAGGTGTCATCGGCGTTTAGTGGCATGACATACACAcgtacacacacaaacacatcgCTCACACTTACGCACACAGAGATTGAACTTAATCATATGTATGTCTAATCACTTGTATGTATACTATATTCCAATGAtaggattttaaataaacaattaatccttagattttttatagtataggtaggcggacaagcatatgggcaacatgatggtaagtggtcactaacgtccatagacattggcattgtaagaaatgttaaccatcgcttacatcgccattgcgccaccaacgtcgggaagtaagatgttatgtcccctgtgcctataattacactggctcactcaccctacaaaccggaatataacaagtactgctgttttgcggttgaatatctgataaatgaatggtacctacctagacgagcttgcacaaagccctaccagtaccAGTTTagatattccatgcgattttctaTTATCTcagctatattatgcactacaaacagtgcTCGATTACCAGTGCCACATAACtacttataacaattttaattttactacaaaaattctgataatagataaaatatttaatactatagaataccacaatttatttatatctcgaACAATGACGTCAGGTCAAACTTAATTCCTGTCATTGGAATCAGCTATACGTACCGATCATGTAAAGGTaaactaacagcctgtgaatgtcccactgctggactaagacctcttcttttttgaggagaagatttggagcttatactACCACTGCTCTAGTGCagattggtgaaatacacatgtggcagaatttcagtgaaattagacacatgcaggtttcctcacaatgttttccttcaccgtcaagcacgagatgaattataaacacaaattaagcacattaaaattcagtagtgctggcccgggtttgaacatcggttaagagtcacgcgttctaaccactaagccatctcggctatgaTCATGgttataaactaataataatccAAGCTTTTCATGTATACCAACCAACA
This region includes:
- the LOC126775548 gene encoding coiled-coil domain-containing protein 63-like isoform X2; this translates as MSSPNDDMEMEKIAEDELSKLQRQFRVMEIDRANVTSSAQPTLRVQRNIIRTLTTELDNIMMDLRLTKSTSNLMDNAKTREKLITLLKEYERSSTEVKEHRTTIAELDFLLKQVQKEIKGLKSKGVGFEKDYAISLTNQTIISQLENRLNTAMKKFNAVNSDNYSMRLEIDRLLRDRQFFNTMWKGQIKRLMEGKAQILELVEQAITTYDQREEWCAKLDALKEKAAMDYRKHCLEVRELQRQLDHSMKLEEFLRTKGTVRLTAADAKAEAKKLEKQEHEIRVYNNYVNILDAIKEYTGEEDVDKLIQEFTRREEENYALFNYINEVNTELKHLSDNVKMLKTNIDCDSLPLLKLLGRSLDINTTNARLYIKSLEKKIFEMTELIKYDERVQSADGKERTPPASRRRRRAPHS
- the LOC126775548 gene encoding coiled-coil domain-containing protein 63-like isoform X1; amino-acid sequence: MSSPNDDMEMEKIAEDELSKLQRQFRVMEIDRANVTSSAQPTLRVQRNIIRTLTTELDNIMMDLRLTKSTSNLMDNAKTREKLITLLKEYERSSTEVKEHRTTIAELDFLLKQVQKEIKGLKSKGVGFEKDYAISLTNQTIISQLENRLNTAMKKFNAVNSDNYSMRLEIDRLLRDRQFFNTMWKGQIKRLMEGKAQILELVEQAITTYDQREEWCAKLDALKEKAAMDYRKHCLEVRELQRQLDHSMKLEEFLRTKGTVRLTAADAKAEAKKLEKQEHEIRVYNNYVNILDAIKEYTGEEDVDKLIQEFTRREEENYALFNYINEVNTELKHLSDNVKMLKTNIDDEHEKHQAKLYQQQDSIEILKAALEERQEATKDLQATYDKTNQVLTGLLQEVQTLAMSSDCDSLPLLKLLGRSLDINTTNARLYIKSLEKKIFEMTELIKYDERVQSADGKERTPPASRRRRRAPHS